The following proteins are encoded in a genomic region of Rattus rattus isolate New Zealand chromosome 2, Rrattus_CSIRO_v1, whole genome shotgun sequence:
- the LOC116894174 gene encoding olfactory receptor 2D2, whose amino-acid sequence MRQANQTQVTEFLLLGLSDDPHTQKLLFILFLGIYLVTVLGNLLLMFLVWTDFRLHTPMYFFLCNLSFADLCFSTNIVPQALIHLLSRKKSISFRRCAAQLLLFLIFGCTQCALLAVMSYDRYVAICNPLHYSSTMTWRLCIQLATVSWTSGILVSVVDTTFTLRLPYRGSNSIPHFFCEAPALLTLASTGTQTSEMVIFLMGVVILLIPVSLILVSYGHIIVTVVRMKSAAGRFKAFSTCGSHLIVVILFYGSAIITYMTPKSSKEQEKLVSVFYAMVTPMLNPLIYSLRNKDVKGALWKVALKNFSSRPIITH is encoded by the coding sequence ATGAGACAGGCAAATCAAACACAGGTGACAGAATTTCTCCTTTTGGGACTCTCTGATGACCCCCACACCCAGAAGCTGCTATTCATCTTATTTCTGGGCATCTATCTGGTGACTGTACTTGGAAACCTACTTCTCATGTTCCTTGTTTGGACTGACTTTCGGCTTCACACTCCCATGTATTTTTTCTTGTGCAACTTGTCTTTCGCTGACCTCTGCTTTTCTACCAACATTGTTCCACAGGCCCTCATCCATCTCCTTTCAAGGAAAAAGAGCATTTCATTCAGACGCTGTGCAGCTCAGCTTCTGCTGTTTCTCATTTTTGGGTGTACACAATGTGCCCTTTTGGCTGTGATGTCCTATGACCGTTATGTGGCTATCTGCAACCCTCTGCATTACTCTAGCACCATGACATGGAGGCTGTGTATCCAGCTGGCTACAGTGTCATGGACTAGTGGCATTTTAGTGTCTGTGGTGGATACCACGTTCACATTAAGACTTCCCTATCGAGGTAGCAACAGTATTCCTCACTTCTTTTGTGAGGCTCCTGCACTTTTGACTCTGGCATCTACAGGCACTCAAACTTCAGAGATGGTCATTTTCCTCATGGGAGTTGTGATTCTCCTTATACCTGTCTCCCTAATTCTGGTGTCTTATGGCCATATCATAGTGACTGTTGTCAGGATGAAATCAGCTGCAGGGAGGTTCAAGGCATTTTCTACCTGTGGTTCCCACCTTATTGTTGTCATCCTTTTTTATGGGTCAGCTATTATTACCTATATGACTCCGAAATCTTCCAAAGAACAGGAGAAACTGGTGTCTGTTTTCTATGCAATGGTGACACCTATGCTTAACCCCCTCATCTACAGTCTGAGGAACAAAGATGTAAAGGGAGCTCTGTGGAAAGTAGCCCTGAAGAACTTCTCAAGCAGGCCTATAATCACCCACTGA